Within the Saccharomyces mikatae IFO 1815 strain IFO1815 genome assembly, chromosome: 11 genome, the region TCTTAATTCCAAAATGAGACCCTTTACTGAGCATAATACGATGGTTTTCCATGTGGCCCTACTCTACAGATCCCGTGGTTAATAGCAAGGTATGTGTGAAAATTGAGAAATATCATGGGGTTTTTAGTTCAGGCCTCAGTTGTGGCGCCTTCGTGACATTTTTGGCCGTCCGTTAGggcagaaaaagaaaagtgtaacgaaaaaaatgaaaagtgtGGCATTTAGACATCCATTGCCATGCGTGCGGCCATTTCTCGAAACAATATGCCAAACATTTGGTTCAAGTATGGAACCCTAGAATAGTTTGGTTCCAATGAAGGTAGTGGAAGAACGATCATATATAATAGAACCTAAAAATTCATGAAACTCTCGATAACCTCAAACTTTTGGATTATTGAATGATTAAAAGTCATCTAACGAACCGTACATCAAGTACTCCATATATCATCTATCACAATGCAAGAAAACCACTCTGTTAGCTACCTCCACGAAGCAAATGCCTCAAAGAGACCCAACGGGCTATTTTCACAAACCAAAAAGCAAGCtaattttccaaaagttCTAAATCAAACTGAAGAGGAGATAGAAGATGAGGACCTTATGGTAGACCTCAACACGGGGTCTTTGACTCCTGTCAATTTAAAATATTGGACCCGAATGAGTACAATGACTGAGAATTTTGGCAAGCtgtgataccaatttaatgTCAATTTTTGCTTAatcattttccttctttttttcgatGGTTAATTCAGAAGGCTGTTCAAGTAATGAATGCTTAGAATAGCTATTCCGTGTATCCTTATTTACTGGTGACATTGTTATAGATATTTGCGATATTCGTTTTTCAGGTAGGTGTTTTTTatagatttttttcgaGTATTCTTTTGTGTACATATCCGTTTTAATTAATTATGCATAATATGAATTTTAGTTCATTTagcttcatttttttttaacttttcttcactAACTTTAGTTTCAGTGGTGATTGCAAGTTTGTAGAATAACCTCTAATGATTATTCTTGCAgttttttggtattttgTTACATATTCATTTTAAGTCCGGGCCGCATCATCAAGAttgatttggaaaataaCCGCATTAAGGAAATAAAGATCTTGTACTATATTTCTCAAGCCAAGGAACCTTTAATATTGAACCAAATGAGGATTCATATATGATCCAATGCTCATATGGAATGGAAAGTGTTACCCATCTTGAAATTACTATGAACCTTTAATACTTGCCGTAagcgaagaaaaaaagcacgaaaaaaaagcgTATCCACGTTGAAGTCATCTGCAAATGATCAAACTGCTTTTAAATCTAAAAACTAGTGAAAAATAGCCTATCATTAAGTAGTTAT harbors:
- the SMKI11G1420 gene encoding uncharacterized protein, with protein sequence MQENHSVSYLHEANASKRPNGLFSQTKKQANFPKVLNQTEEEIEDEDLMVDLNTGSLTPVNLKYWTRMSTMTENFGKL